Part of the Nostoc sp. ATCC 53789 genome, CCAACAACGGGAACAATATGAGCAAGACTTTCTGCAAAAGCGGCTAGATGAGCTTACTCCAGAAGAGCTAGCACGAATTCAAGCTGAAATAGAACAAGAAGAGCAATCTCAGGTGTAAAGTTATCATTGGTTAGTTGTTATTTGTCCTTTGTCATTAGTCATTTGTCCTTTACTAATGACCAATGACTAATGACCACTGACCAATGACCACTGACTATTGACACTTGACTAAAATGACTGCGATTTCTGATTGCTTTGAAACCCTTGGGCGGAATCATGAGTGCGCTCTGATTCCGTTTATTACTGCTGGCGATCCAGATTTAGAAACAACAGCAAAAGCTTTGCAGGTTCTAGATCAAAATGGAGCCGATATTATTGAACTGGGCATACCTTATTCCGATCCTCTAGCTGATGGGCCAGTAATTCAAGCTGCTGCTACCCGCGCTCTACAAAGGGGCACAAAATTGGAGCATGTACTGGAAATGTTGCAAGGGATTACTCCCAAATTGCGATCGCCCATTGTTCTGTTTATCTATTACAACCCAATTTTGCATCGGGGAATTGACAAATTTCTCCAGGAAATAGCTGCGGCTGGGGTAGCAGGATTAGTAGTACCAGATTTGCCCTTGGAAGAAGCAGCAGGCTTGCTCGAACCAGCTAAGGAGATGGGAATTGATGTAATCTTATTGGTAGCTCCCACCAGCGATGCTAAACGAATCGAAGCGATCGCTCATTCTTCTCAAGGATTTATTTATTTAGTCAGCGTCACTGGGGTTACAGGAATGCGATCGCAACTGGAAAACCGCGTGTCCGATTTACTCAAACAAATTCGTGGTGTTACTGAGAAACCCATTGGTGTAGGCTTTGGCATCTCCGAAGCGGCACAAGCCCGTCAGGTAAAGGAATGGGGCGCAGATGCGGCGATCGTGGGTAGCGCTGTTGTCAAACGGTTGGCAGAAGGCACACCAGAGCAAGGATTAAATGCGATCGCCCAATTTTGCCAAAGTCTCAAAGCAGCCATCAAAACCAGCACAAATACTCCTCTTGATTAGAACGTAAAAGTAGATTAAAAAGTATAACAGCGTAGTTTTTCTATCCTTGTTTGGTAGACAATTTGACCATTATGGTTTTGAATATTAACATCAGATATCATGATGTAAAAAAACTAGCTGATACGGTCGCTTATAGTTTGAGTATTATGTGAAGTCAAGTAGGCATAATTTATGAGTGTGAGTGTGAGAGTGAGTCAGTCACAAATGATTATAGTTGCGTCGCAATTGAGGAGCATAGGCGATGAGTGAGAGTATGGCGTTTATCGGCGGGGTCGCCGTAGCTGGGCTGGCGGCTCTCGTATTGCTCAAAGGAACAAATACCCCGCTACAACCTAATTTTGCTGTTGCTCCGCAAATGCCAGGTACTGTAGTAGCGCCGGGAATACAGCCACAAATGTATCCTTACGGCCCTTATGGGCAACCAATGTATCCCAATCCGAATCAGCCACCAACCGCTACCAGTGCTGACCAACGTCTGGAGATGGAAAAGCTGAATACGCAGATGCAGCTGGAGCGTTTAAAAAACGACAATGAACAGTTGAAGTTGCAAAATCAACAACTCCAAGGACAAGTTCAAAATTTCAATACTCAGCAGCAGTGGCAACAAGCCCAGCAGTATAACCAACAAAAAGTAGCAGCACTCCAGCCGCAAACTTCTTGGTGGTCTTCACCCATGCTTTGGGCTGTGGGAGGCGCAACTCTGACTATTGGTGGTGGTGTTGTCGTCGCTGGAGTATTGGCTTTGTTCTCGCCACGGCAGCGTCCAGCCCGTACTGTACAAGTGATTCACCCCTACCAAGGAAATACGCCGCCCTTGGTTCCAGTTCGTCGCGCTGAGTTTTTGCCGGCTTCGCGGATGGAAGCAAGACGAGTTGAAGCCCCAGAATACGACGAAATGCACTAATCGGGAAAATCAAATAACAGATAAACCCGATTTAAAATCTCGTTTCCAGGTATAACCTGGAAATTTTTTTATTGGACTGCTTCTGCGAATTTAAAAGGCAGAGTCTATTTGAAAGTATTGCCAAGGATATAAACACTCGTAACTGTTAAAAGTCGCTTTTAGGAGTTTCTTTGCTATTGGGATTCTCTTTAGTGGCAGGTTGGTTAGTATCGGGAAGTTTTTGTTGGCTACTCTTCGGATTACCTTGATTTTTTAGTTGAGTTAGTGCCTGTTTTGCCAGATTTTCGGCTGCTTGTTTAAACAATGGTTCTATTTTGTTTCGCCAGTATTTAGTATTAGGCAATTTTTCTGGATGGTTTCTATAATCTAAAACTTTATCCCATTTACCATCATCTATTGCTTTGTTGATCTCATTAGATAACGCCTCTGCCTTAGCCCAATCATCTTGCCACTGGGCAATCATTTTGCCCGTTTCTTGGATACCAGAAGCAGCATTTGCTGGAATTGATTTTAAAAGTGCGATCGCTCCAACTATATCCCCTGAATCATACTTCTGTTTTGCTTGCTCTATAATATTGGCACTGTTATCACTAGGCTGCGATCGTTCTGATTTGTCAACATCGTCAGTTGACCCCTTCGGCTTTTCTGGTAAGGGAGTTGCTACATCACTAGATTTTGCTTTTGGCTTGGGAGTTGGTCGAGTAGCAATCAAGCTACTATCATTTACTGTCTTAGTTGCAATACCTTTATCGCG contains:
- the trpA gene encoding tryptophan synthase subunit alpha, translating into MTAISDCFETLGRNHECALIPFITAGDPDLETTAKALQVLDQNGADIIELGIPYSDPLADGPVIQAAATRALQRGTKLEHVLEMLQGITPKLRSPIVLFIYYNPILHRGIDKFLQEIAAAGVAGLVVPDLPLEEAAGLLEPAKEMGIDVILLVAPTSDAKRIEAIAHSSQGFIYLVSVTGVTGMRSQLENRVSDLLKQIRGVTEKPIGVGFGISEAAQARQVKEWGADAAIVGSAVVKRLAEGTPEQGLNAIAQFCQSLKAAIKTSTNTPLD
- a CDS encoding heterocyst differentiation related protein; this translates as MSESMAFIGGVAVAGLAALVLLKGTNTPLQPNFAVAPQMPGTVVAPGIQPQMYPYGPYGQPMYPNPNQPPTATSADQRLEMEKLNTQMQLERLKNDNEQLKLQNQQLQGQVQNFNTQQQWQQAQQYNQQKVAALQPQTSWWSSPMLWAVGGATLTIGGGVVVAGVLALFSPRQRPARTVQVIHPYQGNTPPLVPVRRAEFLPASRMEARRVEAPEYDEMH